GCTGCCGGCCACCCCAGACCGAGGCCGCAAGGTTGAGAAGCGTCGTCTTGCCAGAGGACGAGGCGCCGCGGAAATGCAGACCGCCACCAGCCAGCCCCAGAGGCGCCAGAAGGGGACCGGAGAACGCCAGCGACACGGCGAGGATCATCAGCGGGTTCTCACGGCATTTCATGCCGACCTCCTGCTTCCAGCCCTCGACATCACCAGACGAGGTCAGACCCGTGCCGATCCCCGTCGGAAGCGACAGCGGCAACAGATCGCTGCGACCGATCAGGGTGGAGCGCAGGACGAAGGCGCTGTGACCAGCATCAACCCAACCCATGCGGTTGACACTCTGAAGATGCTGTTCCGGTTTCCAGACCTTCAGCAGCTTCAACAGCCGATCGCTCGTCGCTTTCTCTGCCCCGAGTTCAAGGCCGTGATCCACCAGCGTTGCAATGACGTTTCGAGGGCTTCTTTGAAGCTCCGCGTTCGAAACCGGAATCTCGTGCCATTCACCGCGGGTCGACTTCACGCAGACAAGACGTCCGCAGCCGCGACCCTCATGATCGGCGAACTGGGCGTCGACACGGAGCGGACTGCAGATGAAGATGGGATCAGCGGTCTCATCGGCGGGAAGCTCGTAGATGCCATCGATAAAGCTGGCATATCCATCCGGGATGGAGGTCGCCTGCTTGGGTGCAGCCATGATGGTCGGTGCCATCGTGACTGATGCGTGAGCAACGTCGAGCTGATCTGTCACAGCCGCGATGGACGCGGCATCCGTGATCTCTGCGAGCGGCGTGGGTGCGCTGGAAACCTCCTGATGTGCGAGCGTGCTGTCATCATTGCACCCGATCGCGTTCAATTCAGCGAGAAACTTGGCCTCTTCGGCAGCTTCGTCTACCTCCGGGGACCGTCCCAGAAACTCCAGGTCTTCGTCGGAGAGACCGTGGTGCCACAGATTATTGGTCATGTTTTCCTCCTTTGGCCGAATTTTCGGCATGACTGATTGTTCGCAGCCGACATCGCGGCCGCGCCTGGAAGGTTGGCTGAGCACCAGAGCACAGAGACGCAAACACCATGCGGTTCGGGAGAACCCGAGCCGCGACCTGAATCTCACAAGCTGATGCCGGTCACCGGAAGGCCTTGTCATTCGGTCGGCAAGCGACAGATCGATGGCTGACCAGATCTCGTGCAGAGCAAATGATGATGATGTGCTGTTCTACGTGTCCGTCGCCTTGCCAACTTCTAGGCGAATGAGGTGCTGGACGGCTCTGGCAACAACGTCCGGTTCAGAGAGCCTCAGCTTACGTGCCAGTCTGCGCAGGGCAGGCACATCTATCTCGACGATCCCGCCTTTGGAGAGCGCCTCCAACCAAGGCGCCGATGCGTCGATTTCGTGGGCCAGTGTCGCGGCATCCGTGCGCAGGGCGATCATGGACTGACGCAGGGCATGGTCGAAGGCATATTCAGGGATGCCGAAAAGTCGCGCGATGACCTCCGCAGGCTCCTCGGCGCGTCGTTCACCTGTCGGAGTGAAACTGCGGCGGCGCGACAACCAGAGAAGCGCATCATCCTTGTTGATCGCATCCTCGCGACGGCCACCTTCGAGGCGGACACCCGGCATATCGAGCTTGAAACCCTCCTTGCTGAGCGAGGTCCGCACGGCCGGAACAGTCATGTTCGACAGCAGGGCCAGTTCGCGGGTGCTCAAGCCATCGTCAAGCTCGTCCGCATAGAGCTTCCAACGCGCGACAAAGGTGTCGAACATCCGCCGCAGCGGAAAGTCGTTTTCGCTCGAAAGCGGGGAAGGGTTTCCGTGCATGTCGGTCTGCGGAAAACCTGACAGGACCGCGCAGACGATCTCGTGATGATCCCCAGACCCAGCAGCTTCCCACCCCTCAAGCTGGTAGGCATAGTTGTAGGCGCTACGGGCAAGGTAATGCAGGTGATGACGGGTCAGATCGATGGACCGCAGCGTCTTCTGACGATCCTCCTCTGTATGATCTTCCCCCGTCAGCTCCAGCAGATCCGGATCGATGCCGAGATACAGCCGTCCCAACTCGTCAGACCTTGGACCAAGGCACTGGAGGATAGACAGCTGGCAGAGGATCGCTTCGCGAACCTGCTCTTCAATCTCTGCCCAGCTGTAGGGAATGTGATTGGCCTTGCTCATGCTTCCACCGCGCCCTCGGAATTTGATGATGCGGATGATATAGCTGAGGCATGATATAACTTCAATAGTGATTTTGATGATGTAGCAAAATCATTTTTATCCACCGCATACCGGGAGACCGCATCGACGATGAGGGTTCAGTGGAGGCGGTGTGAGAGGCGCAAGCGGCGCGCGACAGCCCAACCGAGGCGATTGTCTGCTGTGTTCCACCGATGGACCCCAAGGTCATGCCGTTCCCCATCCGACAGCAGGCATCATCATCAGCTTCACCGCAGAACGCACGAGCAGCCCGCTGGCAGCCTCTGCTCATCAATGATCTCGGAACACTGTGCGCCCGGTGGAGGGTGGTATTTTGGGCCTCTGGGTTTTCTACCGACTCGACGAAACGCAGAAGCTATCACGGCGGCCGCATCACCGCAGCGGCGTCAGGTCCACCTCGACCGCCGAGAGGAAAGCCGGCGTCAGCGCGTGGTAATCCACCAGATCGACGCGCCAGGGCAGGCTGCTTTCCTCGAACGCATCGACAAGATGCGCCATGACAGTCGGGTCCAGTGGGCCCACATCTTTCAGCGCCAGATCGAGATCGGAAAAGCGCTTCGCGCCACCGCGGGCGCGGGAACCGAAAACCAGAACCTCGACATCGTTAGGCAGATGGCGTGCCAGAATAGTCTGGACCTGCGCCAAGTGCTCCGGTGCGATGTCGATGGCGCGGGTCATAGACCTTCGGACCGACGATGAAGTTCATCCAGCAGGAAGCGCGCATCGGCAAGAAAGGCAGGAATCGCCGCATGAACCTGCGCGGCCTTTGCCGCGTCATAGGCATGGCTGGTCGTTCCACGCTGACGGCGAAAGTCCATCCAGACTGGTAGATCGGATTTCAGAAGACCACGCTCCGATCCGAGGCGGATGAGGCTCTGGAACGTCGCATCATCCAGTGCAGCAGGGTTCGGTTCGGTCATCTCCAGAAAACGGCGCAGCATCTTGACGCTCAGTTCATAGGTGTATTCGAACGCCTGGATCGCCGCCATTCGCAGCGCTTCCGACATCACAGGCTGATCCTGTGGCTGCAAGGACAAGTCGTAGAAGGTTTCCAGCTGCGAAACCGCGCGGTCGAAGGGCGAAAGGTCGAGCGGCATCCGATTTCTCCATCCTTCATGACGTCCTACTGGCAAGGCGCAATCCGGGCAACACCGTAACCTGCATTGGTCGCTCCGCCGATCCCGCTCTGCTGCCCGTTCCTGATTTCCCGGGAGGGGTATCAGATAGCCAGAAATGCTCTTCGTGAAGCTGCTTTGCCGTTAAAGTCTACATTGATCACTCCTCGCCCCGACAGTGCCGCGCTTTTGACGAATTCCGAGGCGACACCCGAAGGAGGACAGGGCGGCACATATTCAAATCTTCTCCCGGCACAGACTTGCATGAACAGCGCACTCAAGACCTTGTCAGCGATTGAAGATCTGGTCGTCGGAAAGGGCAGCCGCGATCTCCGCACGGTGGAAGACCGACTCAAGGCGTTCTGCCCTTTCGAGGCGGTCGGCATGGTGCGACAAGAAATCCGACACTCCAACTTCCTTGCCTACATCCTCGATCCGTCACGCCCTCACGGCCTCGCCGATGCGCTGCTGCAGGAACTGCTGTTCGAGATCCTCGAAAATGGCGATGAAACCCTACCTCTGCGCAAGCTGGATCTGCATTTCCGGCCACTTGGCAATGCGCGGATCTATCGCGAGACCATGAACATCGACCTGCTGGTCGAGGTTCCGGGCAGTGGTAGCCAGAAGGGGCTGGTCATCGCCATCGAAATGAAGGTCGATGCCGGGGAATCCGACAATCAGCTGGCGAAATACGAGAAGCGGCTACGCGCGGCCTATTCGGCGGATCGCTGGCTGCATGTATTCGGTTTCCTGACAGTAGAGGGAAGGCCATCTTCCACCGAGGGCGAAACCGCCTGGACACCGCTCTCCTTCACCGGATTGTTCAAGCGGTTCGACGCGACAATCCGCCATCACGGCCATCAGGGCCGCGGAGTCGAGATGTATCAGGACTATGCGAAGATGATGAGGCGCAATGGCATGGCTGAAGGTGAACACGACGAGCAACTGCACGAGGCTGTTCGCAACTTGTGGGTGCGCCACCGCGAAGCTCTCGATTATCTGATGCTGCATCGTCCCGACACCTGCGACGAAACCATGCGTGCCTTCGAAGCAGGTCAGGCCGGACATGCCGAACGACTTTCTGCCGTGATCGGGCATCGGATAGCTGCAGACACGGCCTTCAGGATCTGGCGCAGGTTCTGGTTCCCTGACCTGGTGGAGCGTTTTCCGGCCTTCAGACATGACAGCGCCAACTGGGTTGCGTCACAGTCTCTGGCGGTTCTGGAGGTGCATCCCGAGCGCGACCAGATCATCGCCTGTATCGCCGTCGGTGAGGCAGGCAATGGCGAAGCCGCGCGCAGGGCTCTGCTTCTGGAGCTGAACCGAGAGACCGGAACCCAGAAGAAAGCTGCAGACACTGGCGTCAGGCATTACTGGCGCAGCGTCATTGCGACACCTGCAGACTTTTCGGATGAGAGTGCGATCGGTCGCCCGGCTGCTGACATCGTCGCGGAACGTCTGGCGACCTACCTGCAGCAGGTCTATCCCGGTCTGCAGAGCTGCATGGCACGCGCAGCCGTCGCGCTGACACAAGAGGTTGGTCGGTAGATCCCGCTCTGCTGCCGTTCCCTACTTTCGGTCGCTGAATATCAGCCCCACGGAGCGCGCCGGAGCGAGTCGCTGGCGACTCTTTTAGCGCGACTGCTGTCACCCACCCGGAAGCGACGTGATCGCGCTGGAGGGGGCTCTGCGCGAGTCTGGTGATGTGTTCCGGGCTGGATGTAACTCGTCTTGGTCGTGCCGCCCAGCGGACGCGCTCTGTTTAACCGGAGCGGGTCGTATCGCTGACCAAAGTGAGGATCGTAGATTGTCTACCACCCTCCCGCTGTCGGTCATCGAGGACAGATACAGCGTTGGAGGCTGTCATGCCGACATCGCATCAGGCCGGACAGGTGCCGTCGAAACTGCATGGCTCCGCGCAGATGCCTGTCGTTGGCCGCGCGGCTGGTGACGTGCCTGTTTTCGCACCCCACCAGCCGACTTCTTGTCCCTCTCACCGGACAATCTTCTTGTATCACAACGAGAACGAAGTGTGAATCCGCTGCGATCACATTTCGTGCCTGTTGAAGGGGTTACACCAGGTTTCGATCGAAGCTGGACATTGGTTTCCTCGCGATTTCGCACTTCGGACCGGAGGAGGTCGAAATGGGTTTTCGCCATCCTGCGCATCGGTTTGCTGATCATGAACGGGTCATCGAGACCCAGCTCGCGCGCAGTGCGGGTTGCATCTTTCAGCAGGTAGTCTGTCCAGCCGACAGGGTCATGGATCGGCACCAGATCCAGCTGACGCTGACCGCCAATCGCGCCAGAAGCGACAGAAGCAGCACGAACCAGCGCAACATTCAGGCGCTCGACTTCGGCGGAGGTCAGGCCGGAGATGTCCATGACACCATGAAGGTGAAGACGGCCACCTTCCCGCTCGGGCGTCAGTTCGAAGACGAAAGCGTAAGGTAGATGACCGAGCCCGGCTTCAGACAGATGCTTGCTCAGGTTCTGTGTCATCCTGCGCTTCGGATTGGCATGGGTCCGCAACATGGCTTCGCGCGAGATACCGAGGTTCAGGGAAACGGCCAGTCCATTGGCCGCGGCCGCAGACCAGACCGAAGCAGAGAACTTTTCAGCCTCGCTCAGTCTGTCATGGCGTTGTCGGCGCTTGCTGCCATCCCAGGTCTTCTTGAGCGCTACCTTGTCGAGCTGAGCAGCCGAACGCCGCGGTTTGCGATCCGGTTGACGGCTGGACGAAGCAGATGTGCAATAGCGACGCGCTGCGATCCTCCAGGCCGCGCCCTCGCGTTTTCCCTGTTGGTATGCAGAGGAGGGAGTGGTGCTGTCGTGCTGCTGATGGGCACAGGGATGGTGGTTGATAGGCTGGGAAACAGGGGTGTGTGAGGGTGTGGTCTCTGCATACTGACCCGTGATGGCAGATGTGGTGCCGGAGGCCTTGTTTCCCTGGTGAATATGCGCGTTCTGAACGTAAGCGGTGCGCCGGCCCCGTGGTTTCGGCTTGATGTGACTTGGGGCATGCCGTTCTGCAACTGAGTTTGCGGGAGGCTGGCCGTGGAGCACCAAAACGAGCACCGGATGGAGGTGCGTGGGTCGAAGGAAGTATCCCGGATCGAGATCCTTGATGGCCCGACCGGGCGGCGGCGATGGCCGGATGATCTCAAGGCGCGGATTGTGGCTGAGAGTTTTCAGCCTGGCGCGCGGGTCTGCGATGTTGCGGCGAAGTATGGGTTGATTGCGCGGCACCTTTCGGGATGGCGTGGTCAGGCGCGCAAAGGGGAACTGGTGGTGCCGGTCGCTACGGCCCCGACCTTCGTGCCGCTGGTGATCGAGCCATTGGCTGATGCGTCGGCCGACACGGGCGTGATCAGGGTCGAGATCTGTGGGGTCGTTCTGCATGTGATGCCGGATTGCAGTCCAGACCGCGCGGCGGCCTTGGCGGCGGCGTTGAGGAAGGTGCTGTGATCTTTCCGGATCAGGCCGTCCGGATCGTGATTGCGACCAAGCCTGTGGACTTCCGCAAGGGACATGACGGCTGGCGGCCATGGCGCATGCCGCGTTGGCTTTGCGCCCAAGGCGGGGGTGATGGTTGTCTTCAGGTCCAAACGTGGTGATCGGCTTTCATTCCACATACCAACTGCGTGATTTGCGGATCGAATATCCTTGGCACCCTCTTTACGGGCGGGTTCTACGCGCGCGCGATGGGGACGCAGGCACGGATCGGACTCTGTGCTGGTCGAGGAACGGCAGGGTTCTTTCCGGACTTTGCCCCCCTGGATGTGCGATGCCGCCTATTGCGCACGCATGGAAAGCGGCCCGCCGGTTGTTGCTCTCGAAGCCTTGCGGTCGCTTGCACAGACACTCGATCTAATGCGTCACGGTCAGCTTGCGTCATCCTGTGGGGGATCGATTCCCGAGGAGGATACGCATGCCCTGCCGACCCCGACCCTCTCGCAACAAAAGCAAGCGGACGCCGAGTCAGCTCTGCCTGGACCTGAACGACAGCCCGAACCGCCCCCGGCCGCGCCCGCGACACCGGCGATCCTGGAGGCATTGGCAGACCTGCTGCTGATGGCGGCGGGCAAGATTGCGGAGGGCGCAGGTCATGATGCACGCAAAGATCACCGCTGAGCACCTTGCCCGCAGCGCACTCGTCTACGTTCGCCAGTCGACGATGGCTCAGGTGCTCGGGAATCTCGAAAGCCAGAAGCGGCAATACCAGC
The sequence above is a segment of the Gemmobacter fulvus genome. Coding sequences within it:
- a CDS encoding transposase, which translates into the protein MEHQNEHRMEVRGSKEVSRIEILDGPTGRRRWPDDLKARIVAESFQPGARVCDVAAKYGLIARHLSGWRGQARKGELVVPVATAPTFVPLVIEPLADASADTGVIRVEICGVVLHVMPDCSPDRAAALAAALRKVL
- a CDS encoding nucleotidyltransferase domain-containing protein → MTRAIDIAPEHLAQVQTILARHLPNDVEVLVFGSRARGGAKRFSDLDLALKDVGPLDPTVMAHLVDAFEESSLPWRVDLVDYHALTPAFLSAVEVDLTPLR
- a CDS encoding PDDEXK-like family protein, coding for MNSALKTLSAIEDLVVGKGSRDLRTVEDRLKAFCPFEAVGMVRQEIRHSNFLAYILDPSRPHGLADALLQELLFEILENGDETLPLRKLDLHFRPLGNARIYRETMNIDLLVEVPGSGSQKGLVIAIEMKVDAGESDNQLAKYEKRLRAAYSADRWLHVFGFLTVEGRPSSTEGETAWTPLSFTGLFKRFDATIRHHGHQGRGVEMYQDYAKMMRRNGMAEGEHDEQLHEAVRNLWVRHREALDYLMLHRPDTCDETMRAFEAGQAGHAERLSAVIGHRIAADTAFRIWRRFWFPDLVERFPAFRHDSANWVASQSLAVLEVHPERDQIIACIAVGEAGNGEAARRALLLELNRETGTQKKAADTGVRHYWRSVIATPADFSDESAIGRPAADIVAERLATYLQQVYPGLQSCMARAAVALTQEVGR
- a CDS encoding HI0074 family nucleotidyltransferase substrate-binding subunit yields the protein MPLDLSPFDRAVSQLETFYDLSLQPQDQPVMSEALRMAAIQAFEYTYELSVKMLRRFLEMTEPNPAALDDATFQSLIRLGSERGLLKSDLPVWMDFRRQRGTTSHAYDAAKAAQVHAAIPAFLADARFLLDELHRRSEGL